TCGGGAGGTGGACAACTTCTCCCGCTTCGGCGGGGAGGAGTTCGTGGCCGTGCTGGTGCAGGCCGGCCAGGACCGGGCCCTGATGGTGGCCGAGCGCCTGCGCCGCCGGGTGCGCGGCCTGGACTTCAGCCTGGTGGCCCCGGGCCTCAGGGTCACGGTGAGCGTCGGCGTGGCCGCTTACCAGCCCGGCGAGTCGGTGGACCAGCTCCTGCGCCGGGCCGACCAGGCCCACTACCAGGCCAAGACCCTGGGCCGCGATCAGGTGGTCGCCGCCCCTCCCAGCGCCTGACGTTTCCCTAATCTCCCGTCCGATTCCTCCTTTTTTTGGCCAACTATTGTTTATCCTTAAACGTTGTGGCAATCTACATGGTCGGAGGGGCCACACATCGTTTTATCGGACAGGAGGTTGGCGCCCATGCCGCTCAAAGGGATGTTTTCAGGCCTGGCCGCGCTGGCGGCCCTGTGCCTGCTTGCCGGCCTGGGGCCGGCCTGGGCCCAGGCGCCCGGCGACCAGGCCATCAGGGACTACATCAAGGCCCACCCCGAAGTGATTCTGGAGGCCCTGTCCCACGACAAGGAAGCCCTCTACGACATGGTGCTGGACGGCCGCGACATCAAGCAGCGCCGCACCTGGCGGGCCAACATCAAGACCAGCCTGGCCAAGCCCCTCAAGCCCAAGCTGGAGCCGGACCGCCCCCGCCGGGGCGAGCCCAAGGCCCCCATCCTGGTGGTGGAGTACAGCGACTTCCTCTGCCCCTCCTGCGCCCGGGGCGCCCGGATCGTGGAGCAGCTTCTGCGGAAGGACCCCGACAAATTCCAGCTCATCCTCAAGCACATGCCCTCGGGCGACCTCTCGCGCCAGCTGGCCCTGTATTTCGAGGCCATCGGCCGCCAGGACCCGGGCAAGGCTTGGCAGTTCTACACCCAGGTGTTCAACCATCAGCACGAAATATCCAAAAAGGGCCTCAAAGCGGCCCTGGAGATTGTGAACAAACTGAACCTGGACCAGGCCCGCCTGGCCCGCGATTTGGCCGACCCTGCCCTGGCCAAGCGCATCAAGGAAGATTCGGCCGAGGGGCGCGCCTTCAACCTGGGCGGCACCCCCGCCTTCGTGGCGGCCGGGGTGGCCTTGCGCGGCCCGGCTCCGGTGGAGGCTTTCGAGGACGTGTGGTACATCAGCCGGGGGCAGCAACCACCGCCTTTGTCCAAGTGAGAATCCTTGGCCGATTGGGAAGACAGATCGCAACCTAGGCAGTGAGGCTTAATTTGGGGCATAAGCTGGCCAAGGCGCTTTGGTGGGCCTGTGCACTGGTGTGCCTGGCCGCGCCGGCCTTGGCCGCAGAGCCGCCCCGGCCCATGCTGCCCGGCGGTGGCACGAGCAAGGCCATGGACATGAGCCTGCCCGAGGCGGTGTTCCTGGCGGTCCGGGGCAATACGGACATCAAGAACGCCTATTTGGACCGCGTGGTGCAGAAGTTCAACCTGGAGGTGGCAGAGCACAAGTTCAAGCCCGACGTCACCTTCGACGCCAATGTGCAACGCACCGGCTCGGACTTCGACGAAAACCAGCAGGGGTTCGAGGACTCCAGCGACAGCAACGATACTCAGGTCAACGCCTCGGCCACGGTTAGCCAGCGGATCCCCACCGGAGCCCAGTTCACCTTCTCCTGGCAGTTCAACAAGACCACCGGCGACACCAGCGGCAGCTGGGACAGCTCCGACGACTCCATCGCCAACACCTGGAGCTTACAAGCCCAGCAGCCCCTGCTCAGGGGCGGGGGCTACGACGTGAACATGGCCTCGGTGCGCCAGGCCCGCATTGCCGAGCAGCAGAACATCCTGGGCCTCAAGGGCACCCTGATCAGCACCATCACCACGGCCATCTACAATTACCGCGCCTACCTGGAGTCGGCCGAGCAGGTCAAGATCGCCCTGCGCTCGCTCAAACGGGCCTACCAGCTCCTGAAGGAGAACAAGGCGCTCATCGCGGCCGGCCGCATGGCCAAGAGCGACCTGGTGCAGTCCCAGTCCAACCTGGCCAACCAACGCATCGCCTATCAGCAGGCGCTCAACTCCCTGCAGCAGAACCGTCTGGAGCTGCTCAGGGTGCTCAACATGAACAAAAACACCAAGGTGCTGCCCACCGAGGGCTTCAATCTGCCCCAGGACCTGCCCAGCATGGATCAGGCCCTGGCCCTGGCCTATGCCAACCAGCCGGCCTATTTGCAAGCCAAGCTGATGCTGGACAACAGCAAGCAGGACATGATCCTGGCCAAGAACAACATGCTCTGGGACCTCAACCTGATGGTCAACTACAGCGGCACGGTCAACGATTCCGACCAGAGCGGGCACACCAACGAGTCCAACTGGAGCGCTGGGCTCTATCTCAGCGTGCCGGTGTACGGCCAGCCCCGCCTGAGCCGCCAGCAACAGCTGCTTTCGGCCCGCTCCAACCTGTTCAAGGCCAAAAACAGCCTGAAGCAGGCGGAGGAAAACCTCCTGATCAACGTGGACAACGGGCTCAGGGACCTGAACATCAAGAAGGAGCAGGTCAAGCTCTCCCAGGAGGCGCTGGCCCTGTCCCAGCAGCAATTGACCAATGAACAGGAAAAGCTGCGCTACGGGCGTTCCTCCAACTTCCAGGTGGTAACTTACCAGCTGGACCTGGCAAACTCCGAGTTGACCCTGCTCAGCGCCAAGGTGGAATACCTCAACAGCCTGGTGGCCCTGGACCAGACTCTGGGCACCACCCTGAACACCTGGCGCATCGCCTTCAAGACCCAGCGCAAGGCATCCGAAAAGAAAGTGTGGGAAAAATGAGCCCCCGGGACCGTGAGGAGTCGATTAGGCATGGCTGATCCCGCGCCCAGTTGCGTTGACCTGGTGCAGGATCTGCCCCAGGCGGTCCTGGGCCTGGGGCCCGGGGGAGTGGTGGAGCACATCAACCCCAATGCCGGCGCCCTGCTGGGAGTGGAGCCCTCTCAGGCGCGCGGGGTCGAGTTCGCCCAGGTTTTCGCCGACCGCCTGGCCCGCGGCGAGGAGCTGTTCAAGACCATAGCCTCGGCCCAGGCCAAGGGCACCTCCCTGGACGGCCTGGTGGTGCCCCTGGAAGGCGGCGGCGAGCCCCGCCAGGTGGCGCTGCACACCAAGCCCATGGCCGGCGGGGGGCTGGCGGTGATGCTCCAGGACGTGACCCGCCAGGAAGACGCCCGCCAGGCCCAGCAAAAGCAGCGCGAGCAGATCGCGGGCCTGGCCCTTCGGGCCGAGCAGGAGATCAAGAGCCTGGCCCAGACCCTCAAGCGCTCCAAGCGCATGCGCCTGTGGGCCGCCCTGGCGGTAATTTTGCTGTTCACCGGGGTGGGATTTTACGTCTGGACCCGCACCCACCTGGTCAGCGACGTGGAGCGCGACCTGGGCGGCGCCAATACCGCCCAGGCCCAGAGCGGCCTCTACACCGTGCGGGAGCGGCCGCTGAGCTCCTCCATCAGCCTCTCGGGCAGCATCCAGCCCTTTGAGACCATTAACCTGCTCAGCCCCTTTGCCGGGCGCGTTTTGGAGCGCAGCTTCGAGTACGGCCAAAAGGTGAAAAAGGGCGCCCCGCTGATCAAGCTGGACACCACGGAACTGGAGCTCAAGCTGCGCGACGCCCGGGTGGCGGCCATCAAGGCCCAGGAGAACTACTCCAAGCTCACTGACTGGAAAAACAGCGACACCGTGCTCCAGGCCAGGCGCTCCCTGAACAAGGCGGAGAACGACCTGGAGGTGACCGAGCAGAAACTCCAGGAGTCGCGGATGCTGTTCAAGCGGGGCATCATCCCCTTGGACGAGTACCGCTCCCTCAAGGAGCAGGTGAAGAACCAGAAGATCAGCCTGGACACCCTCAAGGACCAACTCAAGGCGGCCATCGACAAGGGCAGCAAGAAGAACCTGGTGGTGGCCCGCCTGCAAAAGGAGAACGCCGAGGCCAAGCTGGCCCAGCTCCAGGACCAGATAAGCAAGAGCCGCATCACCGCCCCGGTGGTGGGGGTGATGATCAAGCCCACCGGCGACCAGGCGGGCAAGCACACCAAGGCGTTGGAGGTGGGCTATCAGGTGACTCGGGGGCAGGTGCTGGCCGCCCTGGGCAATCTGGAGCGCCTCTCGGTGTCCACCCAGGTGGGCGAGCTCAACGTGGCCAAGCTCAAGACCGGCCAGAAGGTGCTCATCTCCAGCTACGCCTTCCCCGGCCTGTCCCTGCGGGGGCGCATCGAGGGGGTGAGCTCCCAGGCCAGCCTGGGCACCGGCGACGGGCCGCCCACCTTCACGGTCAAGATAGTCACCGACACGCTGGACCAGGCCGAGCAAGGCAAGCTGCGCCTGGGCATGAGCGCGGACTTGCAGGTGGAGATATTCGCCAAGCCCAAGGCCCTGGTGGTGCCCATCAACGCGGTGCATCCCGGCTCCAAGGGCGGTAACGCGGTCACCAAGGCCACGCCTGACGGCAAAAAAACGGAGACCCCGGTGAAGACCGGCGTCACCACCCCGGACATGGTGGAGATAACCTCGGGGCTCAAGCCCGGCGACAAGGTGGTCATCCCCTCGGGCACGGCGGGGAACTAAAGATTGTCCGAGACGCTGATCAAGCTCCAGGGCATCACCAAGACCTACCACATCGGCGACATGGCCGTGGAGGTGCTCAAGGGGGTGGACCTGGAGGTGGGGGCTGGTGAGCTTTTGGCCATCATGGGCGAGAGCGGCGGCGGCAAGTCCACCCTGATGAACATCATCGGCTTTTTGGACAGCCCCAGCGGCGGTGACTATCATTTCGAGGACCAGGACGCCAGCCACCTGGGCGACAATCAGCTGGCCCACATCCGCAACCAAAAGATCGGTTTCGTGTTCCAGCAGTTCAACCTGCTGCCCCGGCTCACCGCCCTGGATAACGTGTGTCTGCCCTTGGTCTATCGGGGCCAGGACCGCGCCCAGCGCCAGAAGAGCGCCCGCGAGGTGCTGGACCGGGTGGGCATGGGCGACCGCATGAACCACCGCCCGCCCGAGCTTTCCGGCGGCCAGCAGCAGCGGGTGGCCATCGCCCGCGCCCTGGCC
This window of the Desulfarculaceae bacterium genome carries:
- a CDS encoding thioredoxin domain-containing protein; the protein is MPLKGMFSGLAALAALCLLAGLGPAWAQAPGDQAIRDYIKAHPEVILEALSHDKEALYDMVLDGRDIKQRRTWRANIKTSLAKPLKPKLEPDRPRRGEPKAPILVVEYSDFLCPSCARGARIVEQLLRKDPDKFQLILKHMPSGDLSRQLALYFEAIGRQDPGKAWQFYTQVFNHQHEISKKGLKAALEIVNKLNLDQARLARDLADPALAKRIKEDSAEGRAFNLGGTPAFVAAGVALRGPAPVEAFEDVWYISRGQQPPPLSK
- a CDS encoding TolC family protein, which translates into the protein MGHKLAKALWWACALVCLAAPALAAEPPRPMLPGGGTSKAMDMSLPEAVFLAVRGNTDIKNAYLDRVVQKFNLEVAEHKFKPDVTFDANVQRTGSDFDENQQGFEDSSDSNDTQVNASATVSQRIPTGAQFTFSWQFNKTTGDTSGSWDSSDDSIANTWSLQAQQPLLRGGGYDVNMASVRQARIAEQQNILGLKGTLISTITTAIYNYRAYLESAEQVKIALRSLKRAYQLLKENKALIAAGRMAKSDLVQSQSNLANQRIAYQQALNSLQQNRLELLRVLNMNKNTKVLPTEGFNLPQDLPSMDQALALAYANQPAYLQAKLMLDNSKQDMILAKNNMLWDLNLMVNYSGTVNDSDQSGHTNESNWSAGLYLSVPVYGQPRLSRQQQLLSARSNLFKAKNSLKQAEENLLINVDNGLRDLNIKKEQVKLSQEALALSQQQLTNEQEKLRYGRSSNFQVVTYQLDLANSELTLLSAKVEYLNSLVALDQTLGTTLNTWRIAFKTQRKASEKKVWEK
- a CDS encoding HlyD family efflux transporter periplasmic adaptor subunit, encoding MADPAPSCVDLVQDLPQAVLGLGPGGVVEHINPNAGALLGVEPSQARGVEFAQVFADRLARGEELFKTIASAQAKGTSLDGLVVPLEGGGEPRQVALHTKPMAGGGLAVMLQDVTRQEDARQAQQKQREQIAGLALRAEQEIKSLAQTLKRSKRMRLWAALAVILLFTGVGFYVWTRTHLVSDVERDLGGANTAQAQSGLYTVRERPLSSSISLSGSIQPFETINLLSPFAGRVLERSFEYGQKVKKGAPLIKLDTTELELKLRDARVAAIKAQENYSKLTDWKNSDTVLQARRSLNKAENDLEVTEQKLQESRMLFKRGIIPLDEYRSLKEQVKNQKISLDTLKDQLKAAIDKGSKKNLVVARLQKENAEAKLAQLQDQISKSRITAPVVGVMIKPTGDQAGKHTKALEVGYQVTRGQVLAALGNLERLSVSTQVGELNVAKLKTGQKVLISSYAFPGLSLRGRIEGVSSQASLGTGDGPPTFTVKIVTDTLDQAEQGKLRLGMSADLQVEIFAKPKALVVPINAVHPGSKGGNAVTKATPDGKKTETPVKTGVTTPDMVEITSGLKPGDKVVIPSGTAGN
- a CDS encoding ABC transporter ATP-binding protein, whose product is MAVEVLKGVDLEVGAGELLAIMGESGGGKSTLMNIIGFLDSPSGGDYHFEDQDASHLGDNQLAHIRNQKIGFVFQQFNLLPRLTALDNVCLPLVYRGQDRAQRQKSAREVLDRVGMGDRMNHRPPELSGGQQQRVAIARALAGRPSLILADEPTGALDSQVSQEIMDIFLKLNRDEHITTVMVTHDPRVGQQCRRTVRMADGRLAEV